The window ATGTAGCCATCACTGTGCTGACTTTGTCGCCAAAGCCAGAAGTGGCTGACAAATGGACCGATAATGCGATTTATAACATTGCGGATGAACTAAGAGTGGAGCTGGCCAAGCTGGAAAATATTGGCCTGACCTATCTGGTTGGTGGTCGTCCGGACCAGATCCGTGTAGAACCAGATGCTGAAAAACTCTCGCTCTATGGTATCACGCTGCAGCAACTGGTCGGCAAGGTGAAGTCTGCCAATACCTCGTTTATGGTCGACGCGATGCGGGAACAGAATAAAGCGCTCCCGGTTGCTGTTGGGCAAACCCTAAGTGGTGTGCCCGATATTGGTCTTATCCTTCTCACCACCCGCGATGGTCGCCCGGTGTATGTGCAGGATGTTGCCAAAATTGTGGTTGGTGCATCTCAGAAGGAACAGCGGGTTTGGCATATGCCAAGACTGGAAGATGGATCCTTGGGTCGGTTCCCTGCGGTTTCTGTTGCCATAGCCAAGCGCAAAGGAGCCAATGCGGTCAACATCTCCAATGCCATTGTGGAGCGAGTGGGGCAACTCAAGGGGCAAATCATTCCTCAAGGTCTGAATGTTGATATCACCCGTAATTATGGTGAAACTGCGAATGAAAAAGCCAATGAACTTCTCTATCACCTTGGCCTTGCCACCGTTTCCATCGTTTTGTTGGTCAGTCTTGCAATTGGTTGGCGTGAAGGTGTCGTGGTGTTTATCGTCATTCCAACCACTATTCTCCTGACATTGGCTGCGGCCTATCTGATGGGATACACCATCAACCGCGTTTCGCTTTTCGCACTGATCTTTGCCATCGGTATTCTGGTTGATGACGCCATCGTCATGATCGAAAATATTGCCCGGCACTGGGCGATGAAGGATGGAAGGTCAAAAATTCAAGCTGCAATCGAGGGTGTGGCTGAAGTGGGCAATCCGACCGTTGTTGCAACGCTGACAGTCGTAGCGGCTCTGTTGCCGATGATGTTTGTCTCTGGCTTGATGGGCCCTTATATGAGTCCAATCCCAGCCGTGGCGTCTGCTGCAATGGTGCTATCATTCTTTGTGGCGGTGATGCTCACACCATGGCTGATGGATTGGATCGGCAAGGGTGACCATGCCGAAAGTGCAGATGGTGGCATTCTTGGCAAAAGCTATCGACTGGTTGCTGCCCCAATTCTGAAAGGGCGAAGTCGTTCCTGGATCTTTTTGTTGATTGTTGGGTTTGCCACTATCGGCTCCACATTGCTGATCTATACCAAGGATGTGACGGTCAAACTGTTGCCGTTCGATAACAAGTCCGAACTACAGATCATTGCAGATTTGCCGGAAGGCACGTCATTGGAAATGACCGATCGTGTGTTGGCGGCAATTGCACGCGAAGTGCAAGTGGTGCCGGAAATTACCAATATTCAGTCTCACGTTGGATCAGCTGCGCCTTTCGGGTTCAATGGGCTTGTTCGACATTATTACTTGCGAGCAATGCCTGAACAGGGGGATTTGCAGGTCAACCTGAAGGAAAAGCATGATCGTGACCGAACCTCGCATGAAATTGCGTTGCAAATTCGAAAACTGATTGCCAATGTCAAAGTACCTGCAGGCACCAGCCTTAAGGTTGTCGAGGTGCCTCCAGGCCCACCGGTTATGGCAACTTTGTTGGCAGAAATTTACGGACCAAGCCCGCAAATTCGTCGTGATGTCGCTTCTGAGTTGCGTAAGCTTTTCGAGGCCGTTCCTTTTGTTGTCGATGTCGATGATAGCTTTGGAGCTCCGACCGAACGGGCACGCTTGCGCATTGATCAGGATAATCTGGAATATTATCGAGTTGAACAGGGCGATATCTATCAAACCATCGAATATTATCTCAACGGACAGGTGGTTGGGTATTCCCACAAAGGCAATGGTCGTCGTCCAGTTGAGATTGCAGTGAAGCCAAACAAGTCTGATCTCGCTATCTCCGAGCGCTTGCTCTCGATCCCGGTGCCACAAAATGTGATCCCCGGCGATCGCGGTGTCGTGGAACTTGGTGATGTTGTGCGAATAGATATGGAAAAGGTAAGCTTCCCAATCTTTCGTCATAATGGACGCTCAGCTGAAATGGTTATGGCGGAATTGGCGGGCGAGTTTGAAGCGCCAATTTATGGCATGCTCGCCATTCAAGAGAAAATAGATGCTCATGATTGGGGGAACCTGCCCAAGCCAGAGATTATTCTTCATGGGCAACCGAAAGATGAAAGCAAGGTCGCCATGCTCTGGGATGGCGAATGGGAGGTCACATGGGTAACGTTCCGAGATATGGGAGCTGCCTTTGCGATCGCTATTCTCGGTATCTACGCCCTCGTTGTGGCTCAGTTCCATTCCTTCCGTGTCCCATTGGTGGTGTTAACTCCAATTCCGCTGACATTGATTGGCATCATGGTGGGGCACTGGCTGTTTGACGCTGCCTTTACTGCCACTTCCATGATTGGCTTCATCGCGCTTGCTGGCATAATTGTTCGAAACTCGATCTTGCTGGTCGACTTCGTTGGGCATGAAAAAGGTTCAGGAAAAGAACTACGTGATGTGCTTTTGGAAGCTGGTTCAATCCGTTTCAAGCCCATCATGCTGACAGCGCTTGCGGCTATGATTGGGGCGGCGGTGATTCTGGCCGATCCGATCTTTCAGGGTTTGGCAATCTCGCTGCTCTTCGGTCTTGCTTCGTCAACACTGCTGACCGTGTTGGTCATTCCGGCGATCTATGTGGCGCTGAAGGGACCTGAAAAGACCATGTAGCAAAATCTGAATCTGATTTCAGTTCAAAAGATAAGAGCTCCGGCGCGTGAAGATGAGCCGGAGTTTTTTATGCTCGCGTCAATGTGACCACATCTCTTTGGCAGATCGAATATAGTTTTCCGATATTTCAACTTCATTGAAAAAGAAGCGTCATGAAAACTATGCTATCCACCTTCATCCTCTCGCTTGCTGCTCTAACGCAGCCCTTCGAAGTTCGTGCAGGTGAGGCCGATGTGGTGCAGGTTGCTTTGACACGATCGGGCGATGGAACCTATCAGGCATCTGTTACTGTAGAGCATGCAGATGAAGGATGGGATCATTATGCAAATGCTTGGGAAGTGGTTGCTCCAGACGGTACAGTGCTTGCTACACGCGTCCTTGCCCATCCGCATGTCAATGAACAACCTTTCACACGGTCCCTGAGCGGTATCGCGATTCCGAAGAACATTAAGAAGGTGCGTTTTCGCGCAAAGGACTCTGTTCACGGGTATGGCGGAAAAGAGATAGTGCTTCCGGTTAACCCGTAACAGTCAACTGAATGCTGTTGGAAAATAGAATAACAGCCCGTTCTTGGTCGCAAGTTTCCATTCGCAAGGGATAGGCTTTTGCCTGCTAACCAAACTAAGCAAGGACGAAAAGATGATCAGATCAGATGTTTCGCTATCTTCCCAGATACGACGCGCCAAGGATTTCGCGGATCTCCACATTAAAGGAGATCCCCTCATTCTCTATAACATCTGGGATGCGGGTTCAGCCAATGCGGTTCAGGAAACTGGCGCAAAAGCAGTTGCGACGGGGAGCTGGTCAGTCGCAGGAGCGCAAGGCTATCCGGATGGAGAAAAGTTGCCGTTGGATTTTCTTCTTATGATCGTCACGCGTATATTTGAGAGCGTTAATGTTCCGCTTTCTGTCGATTTTGAAGGCGGGTATGCAACTGAGCCAGAGGAACTGGCTGCGAATGTTGCCAAAATTCTTGGTACTGGGGCAATCGGCATCAATTTTGAAGATCAGTTGGTCGGAAGTTCTGGGCTATATGATATCAAGATCCAAAGCGACCGTATCAAAGCCATCCGCTCAATGGCCGACGAAGCTGGTATTCCGCTCTTCATCAATGCGCGGACGGATCTGTTTTTGAAGGAAAAAGATCGTAACAAGCACAAAGATTTGATCGGCGAAGCCAAAGACCGAGTAGCAGCTTACGCTGAAGCAGGGGCGAGCTCTTTCTTCGTTCCGGCGCTTTTCAACACGGAGCTGATCAATGATGTCTGCGCGAATACTGAGCTTCCAGTCAATGTCATGAAGCTGGACAATAGTTTATCCAATAAACAGTTGGCCGATTGTGGTGTTGCGCGTATCAGTTATGGTCCGGGACCATTTCGTCAGGCAATGCAATGGATTGCTCAGAAAAGCCAAGTCGCTATTTCGGACTGACCGATAAGATAGGCAAAAAGGAGGTGGCGTGCCTCCTTTTATTTCAAATGAAATGTCAGCA is drawn from Cohaesibacter gelatinilyticus and contains these coding sequences:
- a CDS encoding efflux RND transporter permease subunit produces the protein MKLGISGNLAKSFISSPMTPLMLITAFALGLVALMALPREEEPQISVPMVDIHVRADGLRAEDAVKLITEPLETIVKGIDGVEHVYSQSMDDMVTVTARFLVGTSSDAAVLRVHDKVKANLSQIPVGIPEPLIVGRGIDDVAITVLTLSPKPEVADKWTDNAIYNIADELRVELAKLENIGLTYLVGGRPDQIRVEPDAEKLSLYGITLQQLVGKVKSANTSFMVDAMREQNKALPVAVGQTLSGVPDIGLILLTTRDGRPVYVQDVAKIVVGASQKEQRVWHMPRLEDGSLGRFPAVSVAIAKRKGANAVNISNAIVERVGQLKGQIIPQGLNVDITRNYGETANEKANELLYHLGLATVSIVLLVSLAIGWREGVVVFIVIPTTILLTLAAAYLMGYTINRVSLFALIFAIGILVDDAIVMIENIARHWAMKDGRSKIQAAIEGVAEVGNPTVVATLTVVAALLPMMFVSGLMGPYMSPIPAVASAAMVLSFFVAVMLTPWLMDWIGKGDHAESADGGILGKSYRLVAAPILKGRSRSWIFLLIVGFATIGSTLLIYTKDVTVKLLPFDNKSELQIIADLPEGTSLEMTDRVLAAIAREVQVVPEITNIQSHVGSAAPFGFNGLVRHYYLRAMPEQGDLQVNLKEKHDRDRTSHEIALQIRKLIANVKVPAGTSLKVVEVPPGPPVMATLLAEIYGPSPQIRRDVASELRKLFEAVPFVVDVDDSFGAPTERARLRIDQDNLEYYRVEQGDIYQTIEYYLNGQVVGYSHKGNGRRPVEIAVKPNKSDLAISERLLSIPVPQNVIPGDRGVVELGDVVRIDMEKVSFPIFRHNGRSAEMVMAELAGEFEAPIYGMLAIQEKIDAHDWGNLPKPEIILHGQPKDESKVAMLWDGEWEVTWVTFRDMGAAFAIAILGIYALVVAQFHSFRVPLVVLTPIPLTLIGIMVGHWLFDAAFTATSMIGFIALAGIIVRNSILLVDFVGHEKGSGKELRDVLLEAGSIRFKPIMLTALAAMIGAAVILADPIFQGLAISLLFGLASSTLLTVLVIPAIYVALKGPEKTM
- a CDS encoding isocitrate lyase/PEP mutase family protein; this translates as MIRSDVSLSSQIRRAKDFADLHIKGDPLILYNIWDAGSANAVQETGAKAVATGSWSVAGAQGYPDGEKLPLDFLLMIVTRIFESVNVPLSVDFEGGYATEPEELAANVAKILGTGAIGINFEDQLVGSSGLYDIKIQSDRIKAIRSMADEAGIPLFINARTDLFLKEKDRNKHKDLIGEAKDRVAAYAEAGASSFFVPALFNTELINDVCANTELPVNVMKLDNSLSNKQLADCGVARISYGPGPFRQAMQWIAQKSQVAISD